The Virgibacillus dokdonensis genome includes a window with the following:
- a CDS encoding N-acetylmuramoyl-L-alanine amidase, with translation MNKRIMAISILVLLFTFNSDKSVSFAQQGTITEDNVHMRSGPGTEFQIITQINDGTAFTLIKQQVKWVEIQLDDSSVGWVHAKYISIKDQVDTPSTITIPHDNTQIRSSPSTDAPIANFAKKGSSFQVLSSKGDWYEIEDKAIHGFVYKALTEPAPLPMKSSFANKSIVIDAGHGGRDVGAIGASSVFEKDVAFLTAQELTNELSMLGANVRLTRRNDDYIPLNSRISYSNNFDTDVFISLHYNSVPNLPNVTGIESFYYKEANQKLAASIQKKVFHAVQTDDRGTSFGDFLVLRQNLKPAILLELGFISNKAEESRLLTTMYQKKLVSGIIQGLGSYFARSEIGKAE, from the coding sequence TTGAATAAACGTATAATGGCTATTTCCATTCTAGTACTGTTGTTTACTTTCAATTCGGACAAATCTGTTAGTTTTGCACAACAAGGTACTATTACAGAAGATAACGTGCATATGCGTTCAGGGCCTGGAACAGAATTTCAAATAATAACACAAATTAATGATGGAACAGCATTTACATTGATAAAACAGCAAGTAAAGTGGGTAGAAATACAATTAGATGATAGTAGCGTCGGTTGGGTTCATGCTAAATATATTAGCATCAAAGACCAAGTGGACACACCGTCTACAATCACTATTCCCCATGATAATACCCAAATTCGTAGTAGTCCATCCACGGATGCTCCTATAGCAAATTTTGCAAAGAAAGGAAGTTCGTTTCAAGTTCTTTCTTCCAAAGGGGACTGGTACGAAATAGAAGATAAAGCGATACATGGATTCGTATATAAAGCCCTTACTGAACCTGCCCCCCTCCCTATGAAAAGCAGTTTTGCTAACAAATCGATTGTTATTGATGCTGGTCATGGCGGAAGAGATGTTGGAGCGATAGGTGCAAGCAGCGTATTTGAAAAAGATGTGGCTTTTTTGACAGCTCAAGAATTAACAAATGAACTATCCATGCTCGGTGCAAATGTCCGATTAACAAGAAGAAATGACGATTATATCCCTTTAAATAGCAGAATTAGCTACAGCAACAATTTTGATACAGATGTATTTATCAGCTTACACTACAACAGCGTACCAAACTTACCTAATGTTACTGGTATCGAGTCCTTTTACTACAAAGAAGCAAATCAAAAGTTAGCTGCTTCGATCCAAAAGAAAGTATTCCATGCTGTTCAAACAGATGATCGTGGTACATCATTTGGAGATTTTTTAGTACTTAGACAAAATTTGAAGCCAGCTATCTTACTAGAATTAGGGTTTATTTCCAACAAAGCAGAAGAATCACGTCTTCTAACGACGATGTACCAGAAGAAGCTTGTGTCTGGCATCATCCAAGGGTTAGGTTCCTATTTCGCACGTTCTGAGATTGGTAAAGCTGAATAG